Below is a window of Halanaerobiaceae bacterium ANBcell28 DNA.
CGACAGATTTATTAAAGCAGATAAAAAACTTATTGAACAATGTAAAGAGGTAATGGGAAAAATAAAAAATGATACATATAATATTATGATTGGGCCTATAGCTACAGGTGATCAATTTCATAATGACCCTGATATAAAAGCAGAGCTATTCGAAGAATTTGGAGCATATTGTGATGATATGGAAGCAGCAGCAATTGCTCATGTTTGTTTACTATGTGAAATACCATATGTAGTAATAAGATCTATTTCAGATAAACCAAAAAGTAAATCTGAACTTACTTTTTATGATTTTCTAGACTTAGCATCTGCAAGATGTGCTGAATTTGTAGATTCTTATACTAAAAAATTTAAAAATTAAAACTTAGTTTTTATAAGAAGAGATTTTAGAATAAATCAGCAAATGCCAATGTTCTATATGGCTTGCTGATTTATTTTTTTTGTTAAAGTTTTATATGTTTAATCACTAGCTTTGCATAAACTTTTTTAATATTTGTCAAGTCCTTCTTATTAATAA
It encodes the following:
- a CDS encoding 5'-methylthioadenosine/adenosylhomocysteine nucleosidase, which translates into the protein MLGIIGAMDQEVAAILEKLSDKELKEYYAIKYWKGYINGIECVIGQSGIGKVNAARCTQIMIDKYKPDSIINIGSAGALNPELEIGDVVISSSSIYHDVDLTIFGHEKGYLSDLDDRFIKADKKLIEQCKEVMGKIKNDTYNIMIGPIATGDQFHNDPDIKAELFEEFGAYCDDMEAAAIAHVCLLCEIPYVVIRSISDKPKSKSELTFYDFLDLASARCAEFVDSYTKKFKN